A single genomic interval of Peribacillus sp. FSL H8-0477 harbors:
- a CDS encoding DnaJ family domain-containing protein, whose amino-acid sequence MADRKNEHVNWMDSIYKEYEKDGGLKNNPGYGKPLPKTTLHGSIYDNFLNTAKQAGYLPPWIKLQQDIRKLVLQTVTLKSSNEFEGDLEPYINELNEKVAKYNSICPSRLQRGLFTEELLEQQYDHWR is encoded by the coding sequence TTGGCTGATCGTAAGAATGAGCATGTAAATTGGATGGATTCCATTTATAAAGAGTATGAGAAAGACGGCGGACTTAAAAATAATCCAGGGTACGGAAAACCGCTTCCGAAAACGACTTTACATGGTTCTATTTATGATAATTTTTTAAATACTGCAAAACAAGCAGGCTATTTACCGCCATGGATTAAGCTGCAACAGGACATTCGTAAGCTTGTGTTACAAACAGTTACCTTAAAATCCTCAAATGAATTTGAAGGAGACCTCGAACCTTACATAAATGAACTAAACGAAAAAGTGGCGAAATATAATTCGATTTGTCCTTCGCGCTTACAACGAGGCTTATTTACTGAGGAATTACTTGAGCAGCAATATGATCATTGGAGATAA
- a CDS encoding GNAT family N-acetyltransferase, giving the protein MNMKVGNKIILRSLEDKDAIHIESLAGNYDISKTTLSIPHPYPEGAAVTFIKCMREAEKKGEVLIYAIADPMENELVGIINLNLSLHHKRGELAYWVGKEHWGNGYASEAARELLTIGFEEKGLNRIFAAAFVDNPGSWMVMEKIGMKKEGTLRGHVYKGGESVDLHYYGILAEDYFRLKA; this is encoded by the coding sequence ATGAATATGAAAGTTGGGAATAAGATTATCCTGCGTTCTTTGGAGGACAAGGATGCTATACATATAGAAAGTCTTGCAGGGAATTACGACATATCAAAGACTACGTTATCCATTCCCCACCCTTATCCTGAAGGGGCAGCGGTAACATTTATAAAATGTATGAGAGAAGCTGAGAAAAAGGGAGAAGTGTTAATCTATGCCATTGCGGATCCTATGGAGAATGAATTGGTTGGAATAATAAACCTAAATTTATCTTTGCACCATAAACGTGGGGAGCTCGCCTATTGGGTCGGAAAAGAACATTGGGGAAATGGCTATGCAAGTGAGGCAGCACGGGAACTTTTGACGATTGGATTTGAAGAAAAAGGACTGAATCGGATCTTTGCTGCAGCCTTTGTCGATAATCCAGGCTCATGGATGGTGATGGAAAAAATCGGAATGAAAAAAGAGGGAACGCTCCGAGGGCACGTTTATAAGGGTGGAGAATCAGTCGATTTACATTATTATGGCATTCTGGCAGAAGACTATTTCCGTTTAAAAGCTTAG
- the lepB gene encoding signal peptidase I, with protein MEKRKELFSWIKAIAIAVILAFVIRTFTFAPIIVDGESMMPTLQDHERLVLNKFGTNIDDIERFDVVVFHATEKKDYIKRVIGKPGDHIEYKDDTLYINGKEYKEPYLDEYKQEMGGELLTWDFKLEDKTGSMTVPENELFVMGDNRQNSLDSREIGTISIDEVVGKANFVYWPINDFKIVK; from the coding sequence TTGGAAAAAAGAAAAGAACTATTTTCATGGATTAAGGCAATTGCCATTGCAGTTATCCTGGCTTTTGTCATTCGGACTTTCACCTTTGCACCAATTATCGTCGACGGTGAGTCCATGATGCCCACCCTACAGGACCATGAAAGACTGGTACTTAATAAGTTTGGAACCAACATTGACGATATTGAACGGTTTGATGTAGTGGTATTCCATGCAACTGAGAAAAAGGATTACATTAAACGAGTAATCGGTAAGCCAGGCGATCATATTGAATACAAGGATGATACGCTCTATATAAATGGCAAAGAATATAAAGAACCATACTTAGATGAATACAAGCAGGAAATGGGCGGCGAGCTGCTAACTTGGGATTTTAAGCTTGAAGATAAAACCGGCAGTATGACTGTGCCCGAAAATGAATTATTCGTTATGGGTGATAATCGTCAAAATAGCTTAGACAGCCGAGAAATTGGTACAATTTCTATTGATGAAGTTGTAGGAAAAGCAAATTTTGTCTATTGGCCGATTAATGATTTTAAAATTGTTAAATAA
- the pepV gene encoding dipeptidase PepV, whose protein sequence is MDQINWTNEIESRKLDLLLDTQNLLKIKSVMDEENSTEQAPFGEGVKKALDYMLELGKKDNFTVKSVDHVAGHIEMGEGEELIGILCHVDVVPEGDGWASDPFGAEIRDGKIFARGAVDDKGPTMAAYYAMKTIRELGLPLNKRVRMIIGTDEESDWRCVDRYFETEEMPTIGFAPDADFPIINAEKGIWDFSLVQEPSSESEKGELEIIDFSSGRRTNMVPDYASARVKLTDPSTLTSQFTDYLKKHSLKGNAAIERDEALLELEGVSAHAMEPNNGVNAGLYLAAFLSELQLPAHAKTYFTFIQNQLFGDTRGNRLNLAFSDEITGELTLNAGKFSYSSHGEGMIGFSMRYPVTYDWEANKLKLELELPDFTVVTNSHSTPHYVDSDSFLIQTLKRVYEEETGDQAELLSIGGGTYARSLKEGVAFGPLFPGSEDIAHQKDEYIDIDDMLRAAAIYAHAIYELAK, encoded by the coding sequence ATGGATCAAATTAATTGGACAAATGAAATCGAGAGCAGGAAATTAGATTTATTGTTAGACACTCAGAACTTGCTGAAGATCAAGAGTGTAATGGATGAGGAGAATTCAACAGAGCAGGCTCCCTTTGGTGAAGGTGTAAAGAAAGCACTGGATTATATGCTGGAGTTAGGAAAGAAGGATAACTTTACTGTTAAATCTGTTGATCATGTGGCTGGTCATATCGAAATGGGTGAAGGGGAAGAATTAATCGGTATTCTTTGCCATGTCGATGTTGTACCTGAAGGTGACGGCTGGGCATCAGATCCGTTTGGTGCAGAAATCAGAGATGGTAAAATCTTTGCTCGTGGTGCAGTTGATGATAAAGGTCCAACGATGGCGGCTTATTATGCAATGAAAACGATTCGGGAGCTTGGTCTGCCGTTAAATAAACGAGTACGAATGATTATTGGAACGGACGAAGAATCAGATTGGCGTTGTGTAGATCGTTATTTTGAAACAGAGGAAATGCCGACAATCGGTTTTGCTCCTGATGCCGACTTCCCGATTATTAATGCAGAAAAGGGGATTTGGGACTTTTCTCTTGTACAAGAACCAAGCAGTGAAAGTGAAAAAGGCGAACTAGAGATTATAGACTTCTCGTCCGGAAGAAGAACAAATATGGTTCCTGATTATGCTAGTGCTAGAGTGAAACTTACCGACCCATCAACGTTAACGAGTCAATTTACTGATTACCTCAAAAAACACTCTTTAAAGGGTAATGCTGCTATTGAACGAGATGAAGCCTTACTTGAACTTGAGGGAGTATCCGCCCATGCAATGGAACCAAATAATGGGGTGAATGCAGGCTTATATTTGGCTGCTTTTCTTTCAGAACTGCAATTGCCTGCCCATGCAAAGACCTATTTTACATTTATTCAAAATCAGCTTTTTGGAGATACTCGCGGAAACCGATTGAACCTAGCATTTTCCGATGAAATCACTGGAGAATTAACATTGAATGCGGGCAAATTCAGTTATTCAAGTCATGGAGAAGGTATGATAGGTTTCAGTATGCGTTACCCTGTCACCTATGATTGGGAAGCGAACAAATTAAAGCTAGAACTAGAATTACCTGACTTTACGGTTGTGACGAATTCCCATTCAACACCACATTATGTCGATAGCGACAGTTTCTTAATTCAAACCCTTAAACGAGTATATGAAGAAGAAACAGGTGACCAAGCTGAACTTCTTTCTATCGGGGGCGGAACGTACGCAAGGTCATTGAAAGAAGGGGTTGCTTTTGGACCATTATTCCCAGGAAGTGAAGACATCGCCCACCAAAAGGATGAATATATAGATATAGACGATATGCTTAGAGCTGCGGCTATTTATGCCCATGCCATTTACGAATTAGCTAAATAA
- a CDS encoding DedA family protein, translating into MDIAKDLIAQYGYFAIYGMLALGMIGLPVPDEILMTFVGYLTSTSVLNFKLAVLVSFLGAITGMMGSFFLGRKLGKPLLTNHGKWIKLTPARLAMAERWFERYGPWTIVIGYYIPGIRHLTCYFSGISGMRKRQYFLYAGVGSLSWCIVFNLIGYYIGVIT; encoded by the coding sequence ATGGATATCGCTAAAGATTTAATCGCTCAGTATGGGTATTTCGCTATCTATGGAATGCTTGCATTAGGAATGATTGGACTGCCAGTACCTGATGAAATTTTAATGACATTTGTAGGATACTTAACATCTACTTCTGTGTTGAATTTTAAATTAGCTGTACTTGTTAGCTTTTTGGGGGCAATTACAGGGATGATGGGGAGCTTTTTTCTTGGTAGAAAATTGGGCAAGCCCCTGCTAACGAACCATGGGAAATGGATTAAATTGACACCGGCTAGATTAGCAATGGCCGAAAGATGGTTTGAACGTTATGGTCCGTGGACCATTGTCATTGGTTATTACATTCCAGGCATCCGACATTTGACTTGCTATTTTTCAGGCATCAGCGGCATGAGAAAAAGGCAGTACTTCTTGTATGCCGGAGTTGGTTCATTAAGCTGGTGTATCGTGTTTAATCTCATTGGTTATTATATCGGAGTCATTACCTAA